A single region of the Helicobacter colisuis genome encodes:
- a CDS encoding bacteriohemerythrin, translating into MLEWSEEFSVKNQLLDDQHKYFFQCLAIANRLANSPIENKEKLLLALINRFLEYTITHFKDEEAYMDRVCFPFAEQHKRLHKGLINILQNFKIDSKDIQKSCEKFYGFSKNWLVNHILNEDKRLEAYHNHLIDVGEIPYSLEQQTKIIALSQNIHRIEEQKHHNYICLCHTKVFEVCDSLHEMMQTKRTFLRCKVCKQPLVLIDERLQEEQYYKMLIKKYFQ; encoded by the coding sequence ATGCTAGAATGGAGCGAAGAATTTAGTGTTAAGAATCAGCTTTTAGATGATCAACATAAATATTTTTTTCAATGTTTAGCAATTGCTAATCGTTTGGCAAATTCTCCCATTGAAAACAAAGAAAAATTATTACTAGCACTCATTAATCGTTTTTTGGAATACACTATTACTCATTTTAAAGATGAGGAAGCCTATATGGATAGAGTTTGTTTTCCTTTTGCAGAACAACATAAAAGATTGCATAAGGGCTTGATTAATATCTTGCAAAATTTTAAAATTGATTCTAAAGATATTCAAAAAAGTTGTGAGAAATTTTATGGTTTCTCAAAAAATTGGTTGGTTAATCATATTTTAAACGAAGACAAACGCTTAGAAGCTTACCACAATCATTTGATAGATGTAGGCGAGATTCCTTATTCCTTGGAGCAGCAAACTAAGATTATAGCTCTTAGCCAAAATATCCATAGGATTGAAGAACAAAAGCATCATAATTATATTTGCCTTTGTCATACAAAAGTTTTTGAAGTTTGTGATTCTTTGCATGAAATGATGCAAACAAAGCGAACTTTTTTGCGTTGTAAGGTTTGTAAGCAACCATTGGTTTTAATCGATGAGCGATTACAAGAAGAGCAATATTATAAAATGCTTATTAAAAAATACTTTCAATAA
- the pseF gene encoding pseudaminic acid cytidylyltransferase, producing MQVECICIIPARGGSKRIPRKNIKNFLGKPILAYSIENAKNSGIFSKIYVSSEDCEILECAEKFGALPLKRTEALSGDFIGTREVIIEGIQKLKLQKEWVCCLYATAPLLNSKRLQEAFLCRDDLCYLLSAVEYDYSPFRAFRIKENKNKMLFAQYFTKRSQDLEKIYHDAGQFYFARAKVWQNKENIFEDSKSFLLPRREVQDIDTLQDWEEAEIRYQILKQREE from the coding sequence ATGCAAGTAGAATGCATTTGCATTATTCCTGCGCGTGGAGGTAGTAAAAGGATTCCAAGAAAAAATATTAAAAATTTTTTAGGCAAACCAATTCTTGCTTATAGTATTGAAAATGCAAAGAATAGTGGAATTTTTTCTAAAATTTATGTCTCTAGTGAAGATTGTGAGATTTTGGAGTGTGCAGAGAAGTTTGGGGCTTTACCACTTAAGCGAACAGAGGCTTTGAGTGGAGATTTTATAGGGACAAGAGAAGTGATTATAGAGGGAATCCAAAAGCTAAAATTACAAAAAGAATGGGTGTGTTGTCTCTATGCAACAGCACCACTTTTAAATTCAAAGAGATTGCAAGAGGCATTTTTATGTCGCGATGACTTGTGTTATCTTTTATCGGCGGTAGAATATGATTACTCTCCCTTTAGAGCCTTTAGAATAAAAGAAAATAAAAATAAAATGCTTTTTGCTCAATATTTTACTAAGCGTTCCCAAGATTTGGAAAAAATTTATCACGATGCAGGGCAATTTTACTTTGCTAGGGCAAAAGTATGGCAGAACAAGGAGAATATTTTTGAAGATTCAAAGAGTTTTTTGCTACCAAGGAGAGAAGTTCAAGATATTGATACGCTACAAGACTGGGAAGAAGCCGAGATTAGGTATCAGATTCTTAAACAGAGAGAGGAATAA
- the tgt gene encoding tRNA guanosine(34) transglycosylase Tgt gives MEFNLQNIDGKARAGILKLAHGEIQTPIFMPVGTQACVKALDFNDLLALNAPIILGNTYHLYLRPGSEVIKQLGGLHHFSQFPRNFLTDSGGFQAFSLSDNVKVSDEGILFKSHIDGSKHFFTPQKVLEIQYDLNSDIMMILDDLVGLPASKGRILKSINRTSKWANEAITFHNAQKIQAREQGREWTNHIFAINQGGTDREFREISARDLTSMADFDGYAIGGLAVGEPNELMYETLEFTTPLLPKDKPRYLMGVGTPQDIIEAIARGVDMFDCVMPTRNARNGTIFTHFGKLSIKSSRFKLDAMPLDSKCQCYTCQNFSKAYLHHLFRAGEMTYFRLASIHNLAYYLDLAREAREAILKGEFQDFYQNFYSNLEN, from the coding sequence ATGGAATTTAATTTGCAAAATATTGATGGTAAAGCAAGGGCAGGTATCCTTAAACTCGCACACGGGGAAATCCAAACACCAATCTTTATGCCTGTTGGCACACAAGCTTGTGTAAAAGCTCTAGATTTTAATGATTTATTAGCGCTTAATGCTCCTATTATTTTAGGGAATACTTATCATCTTTATTTGCGACCAGGATCAGAAGTTATAAAGCAGCTAGGAGGATTGCATCATTTTAGTCAATTCCCAAGAAATTTTTTAACTGATAGTGGCGGATTCCAAGCTTTTAGTTTGAGCGATAATGTTAAAGTTTCTGATGAAGGAATTTTGTTTAAGAGCCATATTGATGGAAGTAAACACTTTTTTACTCCTCAAAAGGTGTTGGAGATTCAATATGATTTAAATAGTGATATTATGATGATTTTAGATGATTTGGTGGGGTTACCAGCAAGTAAAGGGCGTATTTTAAAATCTATTAATCGCACGAGCAAATGGGCTAATGAGGCAATCACATTTCACAATGCCCAAAAGATTCAAGCAAGGGAGCAGGGTAGGGAATGGACTAATCATATTTTTGCAATTAATCAAGGTGGAACCGATAGAGAGTTTAGAGAAATAAGCGCAAGAGATTTGACTTCAATGGCAGATTTTGATGGTTATGCTATTGGAGGATTGGCAGTGGGAGAGCCTAATGAATTAATGTATGAAACGCTAGAATTCACCACTCCGCTTTTACCCAAAGATAAACCTCGCTATTTAATGGGGGTTGGCACACCACAAGATATTATAGAAGCTATCGCAAGAGGTGTGGATATGTTTGATTGTGTGATGCCAACAAGAAATGCGCGCAATGGCACGATTTTTACCCATTTTGGCAAACTTTCTATTAAATCATCTCGGTTTAAGCTTGATGCTATGCCTTTGGATTCTAAATGCCAATGTTACACTTGCCAAAATTTTTCAAAAGCTTATTTGCATCATCTTTTTAGAGCGGGAGAAATGACTTATTTTCGTCTTGCAAGTATTCATAACCTTGCTTATTATTTGGATTTAGCTAGAGAGGCTAGAGAGGCTATTTTAAAGGGTGAATTCCAAGATTTTTACCAAAATTTTTATTCTAATTTAGAAAACTAA